A DNA window from Halomicrobium mukohataei DSM 12286 contains the following coding sequences:
- a CDS encoding winged helix-turn-helix domain-containing protein, with the protein MTDEVPSEQALFDALADPDCRAIVAALDEPTTAKGVADQCDLSQTSAYRKLETLSDAALVAERTKVRDDGHHTTQFVRDFRGVFVAFDGDESFDVDVVDHEETPDERLARFWSQISEEL; encoded by the coding sequence ATGACTGACGAGGTGCCGTCCGAACAGGCCCTGTTCGATGCACTGGCAGACCCCGACTGCCGCGCGATCGTCGCCGCGCTCGACGAACCGACGACGGCCAAGGGAGTCGCCGACCAGTGTGATCTCTCGCAGACGAGTGCCTACAGGAAGCTGGAGACGCTGAGCGACGCGGCGCTGGTCGCCGAGCGAACGAAAGTCCGGGACGACGGCCACCACACGACGCAGTTCGTCAGGGACTTCAGGGGCGTGTTCGTGGCGTTCGACGGCGACGAATCGTTCGACGTAGACGTCGTCGACCACGAGGAGACACCGGACGAGCGCCTCGCGCGCTTCTGGTCACAGATCAGTGAGGAACTATGA
- a CDS encoding cryptochrome/photolyase family protein produces MTVLVLGDQLSRRFGPLADRPDDRVVMIESSGFLRRLPYHPHKPTLVFSAMRHFRDALREAGRTVDYYRAETFEDGFETHFERHPDDDLVTMTPASHGGTERLRTLIERHGGTLTTVPDERFLCAPGTFDEWTDGPPYRHESFYRSMRRETGYLMDGDDPVGGEWNYDEQNRETPPDEWEPPTVPTFEPDETTRRVQSWVRDHHDGGYEEAPYGGDWADPEPFRWPVTRQQARRALDAFVEDRLADFGAYQDAMVESEWAMAHSLLSTSLNLGLLGPAEVVERAIEAYEAGDAPLHSVEGFVRQVIGWREFVRHVYRREMPELATANQLGASEDLPAFFWTGETDMACLDAAIDGVRKRGYAHHIERLMLLSNFSLLLGVEPAQLNRWFHAGYVDAFHWVTTPNVVEMGLYGSGAFATKPYAASANYVDKMSDHCSDCQYYKTKTTGERACPFNTLYWDFLDRNESQLRSNHRMGLVYSHLDDKDDDQLTAIRQRADELRTRAADSEL; encoded by the coding sequence ATGACCGTGCTGGTGCTGGGCGACCAGCTGTCCCGGCGATTCGGTCCACTCGCCGACCGGCCCGACGACCGCGTGGTGATGATCGAGTCCAGCGGTTTCCTCCGTCGGTTACCCTACCATCCGCACAAGCCGACGCTCGTGTTCAGTGCGATGCGTCACTTCCGGGACGCGTTGCGCGAGGCGGGCCGGACCGTCGACTACTACCGAGCGGAGACGTTCGAGGACGGGTTCGAGACACACTTCGAGCGACATCCCGACGACGATCTCGTGACGATGACCCCGGCGAGTCACGGCGGCACCGAGCGGCTGCGGACGCTGATCGAGCGACACGGCGGGACGCTCACGACGGTGCCGGACGAGCGGTTCCTCTGTGCGCCAGGGACGTTCGACGAGTGGACGGACGGTCCGCCGTACCGTCACGAGTCGTTCTACCGATCGATGCGTCGGGAGACCGGCTATCTGATGGACGGCGACGACCCGGTCGGTGGCGAGTGGAACTACGACGAGCAGAACCGCGAGACGCCGCCCGACGAGTGGGAGCCCCCGACGGTGCCGACGTTCGAGCCCGACGAGACGACGCGTCGGGTCCAGTCGTGGGTCCGCGACCACCACGACGGAGGCTACGAGGAAGCGCCCTACGGCGGTGACTGGGCCGATCCGGAGCCGTTCCGGTGGCCGGTGACGCGACAGCAAGCCCGCCGAGCGCTGGACGCGTTCGTCGAGGACCGCCTCGCCGACTTCGGGGCGTATCAGGACGCGATGGTCGAGAGCGAGTGGGCGATGGCTCACAGCCTGCTGTCGACTTCGCTGAACCTCGGACTGCTGGGGCCCGCGGAGGTCGTCGAGCGCGCGATCGAGGCCTACGAGGCCGGCGACGCACCGCTGCACAGCGTCGAGGGGTTCGTCCGGCAGGTGATCGGGTGGCGGGAGTTCGTCCGGCACGTCTACCGTCGGGAGATGCCCGAGCTGGCGACGGCGAACCAGCTCGGTGCGAGCGAAGACCTCCCGGCGTTCTTCTGGACGGGCGAGACGGACATGGCCTGTCTGGACGCGGCCATCGACGGCGTTCGCAAGCGGGGCTACGCACACCACATCGAGCGGCTCATGCTGCTCTCGAACTTCTCGCTGCTGCTCGGTGTCGAGCCCGCACAGCTCAACCGCTGGTTCCACGCCGGCTACGTCGACGCCTTCCACTGGGTCACGACGCCAAACGTCGTCGAGATGGGGCTGTACGGCTCTGGCGCGTTCGCCACGAAGCCCTACGCCGCCTCGGCGAACTACGTCGACAAGATGAGCGACCACTGCAGCGACTGTCAGTACTACAAGACGAAGACGACCGGAGAGCGAGCGTGTCCGTTCAACACGCTGTACTGGGACTTTCTGGACCGCAACGAGTCACAGCTCCGGTCGAACCACCGGATGGGGCTCGTCTACAGCCACCTCGACGACAAGGACGACGACCAGCTGACGGCGATCCGACAGCGAGCGGACGAACTGCGGACGCGAGCCGCCGACAGCGAGCTGTGA
- a CDS encoding heavy metal translocating P-type ATPase has translation MSTRTTRLSVTGMSCANCAATIEDALDALDGVASADVNAATDEGRVEYDPEVTSLSAIYDAVESAGYGAVDETVSVGITDMSCANCAEANAESLLATPGVVAADVNYATDEAQVRYNPAEADRSDLYDAIESAGYTPVREAGDDSGDGGDDRDQRDLARQAEIRRQLRLTLFGGALSVPLLVMLVDHVLGLGLLGDSLAGIDVGWFAFALATPVQIALGKPFYVNSYRALVRNGRANMDVLIALGSSTAYVYSVAALIGLIPGAGLYFDTAALILVFITLGNYLEARSKGQAGEAIRSLLEMEAETATVVHEDGTEEEVPLEAVAVGDRLKVRPGEKVPTDGVVVDGESAVDESMVTGESVPVEKAEGDEVIGSTINENGALVVEATKVGEETAIQQIVARVRDAQSRQPDIQRIADRISAYFVPAVIANALLWGVLWWQFPAVLGGFVDALPLWGLLGGGPEAVGGPIGVTEFAIVVFASAVLIACPCALGLATPAATMVGTAIGAQHGVLFEGGDILERVRDVDAVVFDKTGTLTEGEMELTDVVALDPAAPDGGVQRGGHETASGFDEDDVLAMAASAEQESEHPLAEAIVEGARERGLTLDSPEAFENVPGKGVRATIDRGEVFVGSPRLLDANGIDPTPADSDRERLESEGKTAMLVGLRPRDADGEIDERAGRVVGVVADADTIKPSASDAVADLRDRDLDVWLITGDNERTARAVARAVGIDPDNVMAEVLPEDKADAVDEIQSDGREAMMVGDGVNDAPALATAAVGCAIGSGTDVAIEAADVTLMRDDPADVLKAIRVSEATLQKIKQNLVWALGYNTLMIPLASLGLLQPVLAAGAMALSSVSVLTNSLLFRGYTPDTDYRLLGRLR, from the coding sequence ATGAGTACCAGGACGACCCGTCTGTCGGTGACGGGTATGAGCTGTGCGAACTGTGCAGCCACGATCGAGGACGCGCTCGACGCCCTCGACGGGGTCGCGTCGGCCGACGTCAACGCGGCCACCGACGAGGGGCGCGTCGAGTACGATCCCGAAGTCACGTCGCTGTCGGCGATCTACGACGCCGTCGAGTCGGCCGGCTACGGTGCCGTCGACGAGACGGTCTCGGTCGGCATCACGGACATGTCGTGTGCCAACTGCGCCGAGGCCAACGCCGAGTCGCTGCTGGCGACCCCCGGCGTCGTCGCGGCCGACGTGAACTACGCCACCGACGAGGCACAGGTCCGGTACAACCCGGCCGAGGCGGACCGCTCGGACCTCTACGACGCGATCGAGTCGGCGGGCTACACGCCGGTCCGGGAGGCGGGAGACGACAGCGGAGACGGCGGGGACGACCGCGACCAGCGCGACCTCGCGCGGCAAGCGGAGATCCGCCGCCAGCTTCGCCTCACGCTCTTTGGCGGCGCGCTCTCGGTCCCGCTGCTGGTGATGCTGGTCGATCACGTCCTCGGGCTGGGACTGCTCGGCGATTCGCTGGCCGGCATCGACGTGGGCTGGTTCGCCTTCGCGCTCGCGACGCCGGTCCAGATCGCGCTCGGCAAGCCCTTCTACGTCAACTCCTACCGCGCGCTGGTGCGCAACGGCCGGGCGAACATGGACGTGCTGATCGCGCTTGGCTCGTCGACGGCGTACGTCTACAGCGTCGCGGCCCTGATCGGGCTGATCCCCGGTGCGGGGCTGTACTTCGACACGGCCGCGCTGATCCTCGTGTTCATCACGCTGGGGAACTACCTCGAAGCCCGCTCGAAGGGCCAAGCCGGCGAGGCGATCCGGTCGCTGCTGGAGATGGAGGCCGAGACCGCCACGGTCGTCCACGAAGACGGCACCGAGGAGGAGGTCCCGCTGGAAGCGGTCGCGGTCGGCGACCGACTGAAAGTCCGGCCCGGCGAGAAGGTCCCGACCGACGGCGTCGTCGTCGACGGCGAATCCGCGGTCGACGAGTCGATGGTCACCGGCGAGTCCGTCCCGGTCGAGAAAGCCGAGGGCGACGAGGTGATCGGGTCGACGATCAACGAGAACGGCGCGCTCGTCGTCGAGGCGACGAAGGTCGGCGAGGAGACGGCGATCCAGCAGATCGTCGCCCGCGTCCGTGACGCCCAGTCGCGTCAGCCGGACATCCAGCGGATCGCCGACCGAATCTCGGCGTACTTCGTCCCGGCAGTCATCGCCAACGCCCTGCTGTGGGGCGTCCTGTGGTGGCAGTTCCCCGCCGTCCTGGGCGGGTTCGTCGACGCGCTGCCCCTGTGGGGGCTGCTGGGCGGCGGCCCCGAGGCAGTCGGTGGACCGATCGGCGTCACCGAGTTCGCGATCGTCGTGTTCGCCAGTGCCGTCCTGATCGCCTGCCCCTGTGCCCTGGGGCTCGCGACGCCGGCCGCGACGATGGTCGGCACCGCCATCGGTGCCCAACACGGCGTCCTCTTCGAGGGCGGCGACATCCTCGAACGGGTCCGCGACGTCGACGCCGTGGTCTTCGACAAGACGGGGACGCTCACCGAAGGCGAGATGGAACTGACGGATGTCGTAGCGCTCGATCCGGCCGCGCCCGACGGTGGCGTCCAGCGCGGCGGACACGAGACAGCGAGCGGCTTCGACGAGGACGACGTGCTCGCGATGGCCGCAAGCGCCGAGCAGGAGAGCGAGCACCCGCTGGCCGAGGCGATCGTCGAGGGCGCACGCGAGCGCGGACTCACTCTCGACTCGCCGGAGGCCTTCGAGAACGTCCCCGGCAAGGGGGTGCGCGCGACGATCGATCGCGGGGAGGTGTTCGTCGGGAGCCCCCGACTGCTGGACGCCAACGGCATCGATCCCACCCCCGCCGACTCGGACCGCGAGCGGCTCGAATCGGAGGGGAAGACGGCGATGCTCGTCGGACTCCGTCCCCGCGACGCGGACGGAGAGATCGACGAGCGGGCCGGCCGCGTGGTCGGTGTCGTCGCCGACGCGGACACGATCAAACCCTCGGCGAGCGACGCCGTCGCCGATCTGCGAGACCGCGATCTCGACGTGTGGCTGATCACCGGCGACAACGAGCGGACGGCTCGCGCGGTCGCCCGAGCGGTCGGGATCGATCCCGACAACGTCATGGCCGAGGTGCTCCCCGAGGACAAGGCCGACGCCGTCGACGAGATTCAGAGCGACGGGCGCGAGGCGATGATGGTCGGGGACGGCGTCAACGACGCACCGGCACTGGCGACCGCGGCCGTCGGCTGTGCGATCGGTTCTGGCACCGACGTGGCGATCGAGGCCGCGGACGTGACGCTGATGCGAGACGATCCGGCGGACGTGCTGAAGGCGATCCGCGTCTCGGAAGCGACGCTACAGAAGATCAAGCAGAACCTCGTCTGGGCGCTGGGGTACAACACGCTGATGATCCCGCTGGCGTCGCTGGGCCTGCTCCAGCCGGTGCTGGCGGCCGGTGCCATGGCGCTGTCAAGCGTCTCCGTCCTGACCAACAGCCTGCTGTTCCGGGGGTACACGCCCGATACGGACTACCGGCTGTTGGGCCGGCTCCGCTAG
- a CDS encoding halocyanin domain-containing protein has protein sequence MRRSLSRRQLLQGVSFASVPALAARLGSGRSGSPAAATPTPTTATPSSTDAPVDDLDAWLADANGYDGRSRNVGYDDLVEVLVGHPIEGDGYAFDPPAVTVTPGTTVVWRWLDHGGPHNVVAVDGSFDSGEATDRPNETYSHHFETTGVYPYVSEPRRDDGLKGVIRVRKPPESGYPDLDHWLVDVDGWDGSLADRTDSDAVSVTVGSPGNGGNFAFDPLAVRCSTGTTVAFEWTGDGGAHDIAFQGDIGTSDIYSESGRHFEVTFDEPGVYLYACRPHEGIGQRGGIVVEE, from the coding sequence ATGCGACGGTCCCTCTCCAGACGACAGCTCCTCCAGGGCGTATCGTTCGCGTCGGTCCCGGCACTCGCCGCCCGTCTCGGGTCCGGCCGGTCCGGCTCACCTGCGGCGGCGACTCCGACGCCGACGACAGCGACACCCTCGTCGACCGACGCCCCGGTCGACGACCTCGACGCGTGGCTCGCCGACGCCAACGGCTACGACGGCCGCTCCCGAAACGTCGGTTACGACGACCTGGTCGAGGTACTGGTCGGACATCCGATAGAGGGCGACGGCTACGCCTTCGACCCGCCGGCCGTCACCGTCACGCCCGGCACGACGGTGGTGTGGCGCTGGCTCGACCACGGCGGCCCACACAACGTCGTCGCGGTCGACGGCAGCTTCGATAGCGGCGAGGCCACCGACCGGCCAAACGAGACCTACTCCCACCACTTCGAGACGACCGGCGTGTACCCCTACGTCTCCGAACCTCGGCGGGACGACGGACTGAAAGGCGTGATCCGGGTCCGGAAGCCGCCGGAGAGTGGCTATCCCGACCTCGACCACTGGCTCGTCGACGTCGACGGCTGGGACGGGAGCCTCGCCGACCGCACGGACTCGGACGCGGTCTCTGTGACCGTCGGCAGCCCCGGTAACGGCGGTAACTTCGCGTTCGATCCGCTCGCAGTCAGGTGTTCGACCGGAACGACTGTCGCGTTCGAGTGGACCGGCGACGGTGGCGCACACGACATCGCGTTCCAGGGCGACATCGGGACCTCGGACATCTACAGCGAGAGCGGCCGCCACTTCGAAGTGACCTTCGACGAACCGGGCGTCTACCTGTACGCCTGCCGCCCTCACGAGGGGATCGGCCAGCGCGGCGGCATCGTCGTCGAGGAGTAA
- a CDS encoding ABC1 kinase family protein has product MARTDAVEETDDQRTGSETVRRPTGLGVRLRALWRAVVISWQFVPFAITLLRDRRRFLLFGRSRDVTSAQQSRRARALKATFVDLGPAFVKIGQMLSTRPDALPAAYVDVLAELQDQVPPAPWTDIEPVIERELGPIDSVFETFDTDPISGASLGQVYVGEVDGDRVAVKVLRPNVRRRVESDLRVVATLTPVLRWASPPGQAFTLGNLAEEFTVTIREEMDYAHEARRLDTVRENFADVDDVCIPDSLPEYSTDRVLTMRYVEGTKIDDVAAIDELGVDRERIVTRLTEIYIKMIVEDGVFHADPHPGNLAVQDDGTIVFYDFGMTGRLGPETRSHLVDFYVAIATDDIDQVIDSFVAMEALDPTADRQMVRELFEIAFEQFRGADLDEFDVEGIISEFEGAMYEFPMRIPQDLAHVVRVTTVLDGVTRTLAPEFDFIEVVTDYVLERGMASGGGEIRERVTDQLRASARATVAVPPRLDDALEKVERGDLPLSAVIEDDRGAFRRMARRLVYGLCVSVGLLAIAGLYAMGALRVLAAVSGLTALFALALVWSFRGRRGPGLGASPQFIRQEMRRRQSGEE; this is encoded by the coding sequence GTGGCCCGGACCGACGCCGTCGAAGAGACCGACGACCAGCGAACCGGCAGCGAGACCGTGCGCCGGCCGACCGGACTGGGCGTCCGATTGCGTGCGCTCTGGCGCGCGGTCGTCATCTCCTGGCAGTTCGTCCCGTTCGCGATCACCCTCCTGCGTGATCGCCGCCGGTTCCTTCTCTTCGGTCGCTCGCGTGACGTGACCAGCGCCCAGCAGTCCCGCCGGGCGCGAGCGCTGAAAGCGACGTTCGTCGACCTCGGTCCCGCGTTCGTCAAGATCGGGCAGATGCTCTCGACGCGGCCCGACGCGCTGCCGGCGGCCTACGTCGACGTGCTCGCGGAGCTTCAGGACCAGGTGCCGCCGGCTCCGTGGACGGACATCGAGCCGGTGATCGAGCGGGAACTGGGACCGATCGATTCGGTGTTCGAGACGTTCGACACCGATCCGATCAGCGGCGCGAGCCTCGGACAAGTGTACGTCGGCGAGGTCGACGGGGACCGCGTCGCGGTGAAGGTACTGCGGCCGAACGTCCGTCGCCGCGTCGAGTCGGACCTCCGCGTCGTGGCGACGCTGACGCCGGTCCTGCGCTGGGCGTCCCCGCCGGGCCAGGCGTTCACGCTCGGGAACCTCGCCGAGGAGTTCACCGTGACCATCCGCGAGGAGATGGACTACGCTCACGAGGCCCGCCGGCTCGACACCGTCCGCGAGAATTTCGCCGATGTCGACGACGTGTGTATCCCCGACTCGCTGCCCGAGTACTCGACCGACCGCGTTCTCACGATGCGCTACGTCGAGGGGACGAAGATCGACGACGTGGCCGCGATCGACGAACTGGGAGTCGACCGCGAGCGCATCGTCACGCGCCTGACCGAGATCTACATCAAGATGATCGTCGAGGACGGCGTCTTCCACGCCGACCCCCACCCCGGAAACCTCGCGGTACAGGACGACGGGACGATCGTCTTCTACGACTTCGGGATGACCGGCCGGCTCGGGCCGGAGACTCGCTCTCACCTCGTCGACTTCTACGTCGCCATCGCGACCGACGACATCGATCAGGTGATCGACTCGTTCGTCGCCATGGAGGCGCTGGACCCGACGGCCGACCGACAGATGGTGCGCGAGCTGTTCGAGATCGCCTTCGAGCAGTTCCGGGGGGCCGACCTGGACGAGTTCGACGTGGAGGGGATCATCAGCGAGTTCGAGGGGGCGATGTACGAGTTCCCGATGCGGATCCCCCAGGACCTCGCACACGTCGTCCGCGTGACGACGGTTCTCGACGGCGTGACCCGGACGCTCGCCCCCGAGTTCGACTTCATCGAAGTCGTCACGGACTACGTCCTCGAACGGGGGATGGCGAGTGGCGGCGGGGAGATCCGCGAGCGCGTGACCGACCAGCTGCGAGCCAGCGCGCGGGCGACCGTCGCGGTCCCGCCCCGACTCGACGACGCGCTCGAGAAGGTCGAACGCGGCGACCTCCCCCTCTCGGCGGTGATCGAAGACGACCGCGGTGCCTTCCGCAGGATGGCTCGGCGGCTCGTCTACGGGCTCTGTGTCAGCGTCGGCCTCCTCGCGATCGCCGGGCTCTACGCGATGGGGGCGCTGCGTGTGCTGGCCGCCGTGAGCGGGCTGACAGCACTGTTCGCTCTCGCGCTCGTCTGGTCGTTCCGGGGCCGGCGCGGTCCCGGCCTGGGCGCGTCGCCGCAGTTCATCCGCCAGGAGATGCGTCGCCGCCAGAGCGGCGAGGAGTAG
- a CDS encoding DUF7521 family protein: MNTEIPLVVIAFKTGTLALGALITYLAAKAGYRTGASGLLYLAAGFGVVTFGSLLAGIADQLIADPSVALVVESALTFVGFGIIAYSLYVTRSNGTDRG, translated from the coding sequence ATGAACACGGAGATACCGCTCGTCGTCATCGCGTTCAAGACGGGCACGTTGGCGCTCGGGGCGTTGATCACCTATCTGGCCGCGAAAGCGGGGTACAGGACCGGCGCGTCCGGACTACTGTACCTCGCAGCCGGATTCGGCGTCGTCACGTTCGGCTCGCTGCTGGCCGGCATCGCCGATCAGTTGATCGCCGATCCGTCGGTGGCGCTGGTCGTCGAGAGCGCGTTGACCTTCGTCGGCTTCGGGATCATCGCGTACTCGCTGTACGTCACGAGAAGTAATGGGACCGACCGCGGCTGA
- a CDS encoding AsnC family transcriptional regulator, protein MDTLDDTDRQILELLLEDARRPYSEIGDAVDLSGPAVSDRIERLQERGLLRRFTVELDRQMLRDGVSVLVELRVDPDIAADVATRLGTVDAVEHVLRTVDARLLFTATVPEADVTSLLEEWDLLQYVREFDVRVLADTVWSPSVGSAELAPTCVECGNTVDDEGTSRVLDGTEYYFCCESCESRFVETYDQLRDGT, encoded by the coding sequence ATGGACACGCTCGACGACACGGATCGCCAGATCCTCGAACTGCTGTTAGAAGACGCCCGCCGGCCCTACAGCGAGATCGGCGACGCGGTCGATCTGTCCGGACCCGCGGTGTCCGACCGGATCGAACGGCTGCAAGAGCGCGGGCTGTTGCGACGGTTCACGGTGGAACTCGACCGCCAGATGCTTCGCGACGGCGTCTCGGTCCTCGTCGAGTTGCGCGTCGATCCGGACATCGCCGCCGACGTCGCGACGCGCCTGGGCACCGTCGACGCCGTCGAACACGTGCTTCGGACCGTCGACGCGCGGCTCCTCTTTACCGCGACGGTGCCCGAGGCCGACGTAACGTCGCTGCTCGAAGAGTGGGACCTCCTCCAGTACGTCCGGGAGTTCGACGTGCGCGTCCTCGCCGACACCGTCTGGTCGCCCAGCGTCGGCTCTGCCGAGCTGGCCCCGACCTGTGTCGAGTGTGGCAACACCGTCGACGACGAGGGGACGAGCCGCGTCCTCGACGGGACGGAGTACTACTTCTGCTGTGAGTCCTGTGAGTCTCGGTTCGTCGAGACGTACGACCAGCTCCGAGACGGGACGTGA
- a CDS encoding NAD-binding protein → MVSLPERITDIELSRRDRLVVYYLLGLTVLVLAYAVVYNIIMARLEGVDQSIFASFEWVVQTMTTTGYGQDSSLWTHPVTLVFVALTQLSGIGIGFFTLRLVIIPLFTGAEVNLDDRLTPKQDHVIICEYRRDSAVLLDELRELDIDYVLLSSDEEEAKDLSDEGYSAIYGSPQAAESFRRASIDSARAVITDAGDANVNTILTVRSIRDDVDVIALTDDSDVEDVLTQAGADSVLSPHGVLGHRLAEKAVSSLSSELTDTIELGADMEVTEIPVDHGSRLIGKQLRDTNIRERTGANVIGAWIDGELQLPPDPGAVIHQNTVLLVSGDHEALEAFGNVTQSPRTLRRHDRIVVAGQGEVGQAARAVIDEAGIDAVTIDIEDGDEVDIVGDAASKATLHEAGIETAGAIVVGLPDDSASLLSTVLTRSLNDDIEILVRVSDTDATRKALSAGADYVLSVPRVSARMIARELRGEEVLAPASQIRLVRVPATPFAGQTLANSGIYEQTGCRVIAVDDGTDKMVEIDPQREFTGEEHLTLVGPDEAVQQFLKRHDVSPTEERGI, encoded by the coding sequence ATGGTTTCGCTCCCCGAACGAATCACCGACATCGAACTCTCGCGTCGGGACCGACTCGTCGTCTACTATCTCCTCGGACTGACGGTGCTGGTCCTCGCCTACGCAGTCGTTTACAACATCATAATGGCGCGTCTGGAAGGCGTCGACCAGTCGATCTTCGCGTCGTTCGAGTGGGTCGTCCAGACGATGACGACCACCGGCTACGGCCAGGACTCGAGTCTGTGGACACATCCGGTCACGCTCGTGTTCGTGGCGCTGACACAGCTGTCGGGGATCGGGATCGGCTTTTTCACGCTCCGGCTCGTGATCATCCCGCTGTTTACCGGCGCAGAGGTGAACCTCGACGATCGGCTCACGCCGAAACAGGACCACGTCATCATCTGCGAGTACCGGCGCGACTCGGCCGTGTTGCTCGACGAACTCCGGGAGCTGGACATCGATTACGTCCTGCTGTCCTCGGACGAGGAAGAGGCGAAAGACCTCTCCGACGAGGGGTACTCCGCGATCTACGGCTCCCCACAGGCCGCCGAGAGCTTCCGGCGTGCGAGCATCGACAGCGCGCGGGCGGTGATCACGGACGCCGGTGACGCGAACGTCAACACGATCCTGACGGTGCGGTCGATCAGAGACGACGTCGACGTGATCGCGCTGACAGACGACAGCGACGTGGAAGACGTGCTGACCCAGGCCGGGGCCGACAGCGTCCTCTCGCCGCACGGCGTTCTCGGCCACCGCCTCGCCGAAAAGGCGGTCTCGTCGCTCAGTTCGGAGCTGACAGACACGATCGAGCTCGGCGCGGACATGGAGGTCACGGAGATTCCCGTCGATCATGGCAGCCGCCTCATCGGGAAACAGCTTCGAGACACCAATATCAGGGAACGAACGGGCGCGAACGTCATCGGGGCCTGGATCGACGGCGAGCTACAGCTCCCCCCGGACCCCGGCGCAGTCATCCACCAGAACACCGTGTTGCTCGTCTCCGGAGATCACGAGGCGCTGGAGGCGTTCGGGAACGTGACCCAGTCGCCCCGGACGCTCAGGCGGCACGATCGGATCGTCGTCGCCGGCCAGGGAGAAGTCGGGCAGGCCGCCCGCGCGGTCATCGACGAGGCGGGGATCGACGCGGTGACGATCGACATCGAGGACGGGGACGAGGTGGACATCGTCGGCGATGCGGCCTCGAAAGCGACGCTCCACGAGGCGGGCATCGAGACCGCAGGCGCGATCGTCGTCGGCCTGCCCGACGACTCGGCGTCGCTGCTGTCGACGGTACTGACGCGCTCGCTGAACGACGACATCGAGATTCTCGTGCGGGTCAGCGACACCGACGCGACGCGGAAGGCCCTCAGTGCCGGAGCCGACTACGTGTTGTCGGTGCCTCGGGTGAGCGCACGAATGATCGCTCGGGAACTCCGCGGCGAGGAGGTGCTCGCGCCCGCGAGCCAGATCCGGCTCGTCCGCGTCCCGGCAACCCCGTTCGCGGGCCAGACGCTCGCGAACTCGGGCATCTACGAACAGACCGGCTGTCGGGTGATCGCCGTCGACGACGGGACCGACAAGATGGTCGAAATCGACCCCCAGCGAGAGTTCACCGGCGAGGAACACCTCACGCTCGTCGGGCCGGACGAGGCGGTCCAGCAGTTCCTCAAGCGCCACGACGTCTCACCGACCGAGGAACGCGGGATCTAG
- a CDS encoding halocyanin domain-containing protein translates to MSDSLNRRTLLRSTGAIAAAGLLAGCSGDGGDATESATDDEMTESATEAEMTESGGSSMEASDEVADYLGETSNFDGTVADMTGQDTVTVTVGAEANGGAFGYDPAAVQISSGTTVEFEWTGEGGTHNVKSEGDGPLDSGGAVDTEGVEYEHTFESSGTFRYYCTPHKSLGMKGAIVVE, encoded by the coding sequence ATGAGTGACTCCCTGAACCGACGGACGCTCCTCCGCAGTACCGGTGCAATCGCCGCAGCAGGCCTCCTCGCTGGCTGTAGTGGGGACGGCGGCGACGCCACCGAGAGCGCGACGGACGACGAGATGACCGAGAGCGCCACGGAAGCGGAGATGACCGAGAGCGGCGGTTCGTCGATGGAGGCCAGCGACGAGGTCGCCGACTACCTCGGCGAAACGTCGAACTTCGACGGGACGGTCGCCGACATGACCGGACAGGACACCGTCACCGTCACGGTCGGGGCAGAGGCCAACGGCGGCGCGTTCGGGTACGACCCCGCTGCCGTCCAGATCTCCTCGGGCACGACGGTCGAGTTCGAGTGGACCGGCGAGGGCGGAACCCACAACGTGAAGTCCGAGGGTGACGGTCCGCTGGACTCCGGCGGAGCAGTCGACACCGAGGGCGTCGAGTACGAACACACCTTCGAGTCGAGCGGTACCTTCCGCTACTACTGTACGCCCCACAAGTCGCTGGGGATGAAGGGCGCTATCGTCGTCGAGTGA
- a CDS encoding twin-arginine translocase TatA/TatE family subunit → MVATLLQIGLPGTQEMMIILLIAVLLFGANKIPKLARSTGEAMGEFQKGREEVEQELEEIREGPGESQGATEEPDSEFVETTADDTASETASETATE, encoded by the coding sequence ATGGTAGCAACCCTACTGCAGATCGGTTTACCGGGGACCCAGGAGATGATGATCATTCTCCTGATCGCGGTCCTGCTGTTCGGTGCAAACAAGATCCCGAAGCTCGCTCGCTCGACGGGTGAGGCGATGGGCGAGTTCCAGAAAGGCCGCGAGGAAGTCGAGCAGGAACTCGAAGAGATCCGCGAGGGCCCAGGCGAGAGTCAGGGCGCGACCGAGGAGCCCGACTCCGAGTTCGTCGAGACGACCGCCGACGACACCGCTTCGGAGACCGCCTCCGAAACAGCCACCGAGTAA